One Proteinivorax tanatarense DNA segment encodes these proteins:
- a CDS encoding metallophosphoesterase — protein MTKQLYVIGDIHGRLDLLKQSLEIAGIIDKTSNWIKKDTVLVQLGDIIDRGPHSLKNILFLAKLAKQAQQYNSSVEVMLGNHELMAIFAGMGNNYAKFHWFFNGGDWVYKEWSDKKNCQSPVPEIFYNEFSPERSYGQIISQYKVAFKHSGNLFVHGGIIGENRSIRQLNKILHQTFANKSKHLYEKDIFSRTGPFWIRNFSEQALAEQCEEYDVKRQIVGHTPKMGLEISQNGKLVYADLGMNQNQMPFIIEIDNSHIKLKINNDQKKLPLGEDGIMKVVSKEKNYPFTKPKYDIGDLIDLFITEDGDFNVQLKILNIIKDEKIIWYAGEFIFNDNGKRFVKVGKWPIGHVDKHGIKLS, from the coding sequence TTGACAAAACAATTATATGTTATAGGAGATATTCACGGACGTCTTGATCTTTTAAAACAATCTCTGGAAATAGCAGGAATTATAGATAAAACATCTAACTGGATAAAGAAAGATACAGTTTTGGTGCAGCTGGGGGATATCATAGATAGAGGGCCCCACTCTTTGAAAAACATTTTGTTTTTAGCAAAATTAGCAAAACAAGCTCAACAGTATAATTCTAGTGTAGAAGTTATGTTGGGCAATCATGAACTAATGGCTATTTTTGCAGGGATGGGAAATAACTATGCTAAATTTCACTGGTTTTTTAATGGTGGGGACTGGGTATATAAAGAATGGAGTGATAAAAAAAATTGTCAAAGCCCTGTACCAGAAATATTTTACAATGAGTTTTCGCCAGAACGTTCCTATGGGCAAATAATAAGCCAGTATAAAGTTGCCTTTAAGCATAGCGGCAATTTATTTGTTCATGGAGGAATCATAGGGGAAAATCGCAGTATTAGGCAACTTAACAAAATTCTGCATCAAACTTTTGCAAACAAATCTAAGCATCTGTACGAAAAAGATATCTTTAGTCGAACAGGGCCTTTTTGGATTCGTAACTTTTCAGAGCAGGCATTAGCAGAGCAGTGTGAGGAATATGATGTAAAAAGGCAAATAGTTGGTCACACTCCTAAAATGGGTTTAGAAATATCCCAAAACGGCAAACTGGTATACGCTGATTTAGGTATGAATCAAAACCAAATGCCTTTTATCATTGAGATAGATAACAGTCATATAAAACTAAAAATAAATAATGACCAAAAAAAACTACCCTTAGGTGAAGATGGAATAATGAAGGTTGTCAGTAAAGAAAAAAATTATCCATTTACTAAGCCTAAATACGACATAGGTGATTTAATTGATTTATTTATAACTGAAGACGGGGATTTTAACGTCCAACTTAAAATACTCAACATCATTAAAGATGAAAAAATTATCTGGTATGCAGGAGAGTTTATTTTTAATGATAACGGCAAGAGATTTGTAAAGGTAGGTAAGTGGCCAATCGGCCATGTTGATAAGCATGGGATAAAGTTAAGTTAA
- a CDS encoding radical SAM protein, translating into MNNLHINKIVDFSYVDGPGNRLVLFLQGCNFNCQYCHNPETIPERKAKSYTVEETFNYIIKRKDYIAGVTASGGECTLQWEPLMKLFAKLKEQTQLTTFIDTNGNVCDKKMDALLGYTDGFMIDLKAVNYDTHKRITGKGNEQVIKTIKKAVKHNKLYELRYVLIPEINDSKNDLKDLANFIKYLNAETYLMLIPYRNQGVVGEFKSLPSMTEDQYNRILKTMYSLGLEKIIKKRNFFCKN; encoded by the coding sequence ATGAATAATTTGCACATAAATAAAATAGTTGATTTTTCCTATGTTGATGGTCCAGGCAATAGATTGGTATTATTCCTTCAAGGATGTAACTTTAATTGTCAGTACTGTCATAATCCAGAAACCATTCCTGAAAGGAAAGCTAAAAGTTATACGGTGGAAGAAACCTTTAATTATATAATAAAAAGAAAAGATTATATTGCCGGTGTAACTGCTTCTGGGGGAGAATGTACTTTACAATGGGAACCATTAATGAAATTATTCGCTAAGCTAAAAGAGCAAACTCAACTTACAACATTTATTGACACTAACGGAAATGTCTGCGATAAAAAAATGGATGCTTTGCTAGGCTATACAGATGGCTTTATGATTGATTTAAAAGCAGTTAATTACGATACTCATAAACGTATCACTGGTAAAGGAAACGAGCAAGTAATTAAAACTATAAAAAAAGCAGTAAAACATAATAAATTGTATGAGCTAAGATATGTGTTAATACCGGAAATAAACGACAGTAAAAATGACTTAAAGGACTTAGCCAACTTTATAAAATATTTAAATGCTGAAACCTATTTAATGTTAATACCTTATAGGAATCAGGGAGTAGTTGGAGAATTTAAGTCATTGCCTTCTATGACTGAGGACCAATATAATAGGATTTTAAAAACAATGTATAGCTTAGGGTTAGAAAAAATTATTAAAAAAAGAAATTTTTTTTGCAAAAACTGA
- a CDS encoding YjjI family glycine radical enzyme, with protein MGKNQKKILSIISDETLTVAQKKHFLSIEGENMLPYVNVSAETRRFYEQGILCDLYEGNAPYRPRYVLPDYQKLLENGSEFLGLKPPQDFFEAIQTLLIAYNHVPSITGKPVYLGNVDTLLQPFTGGVSECELYKQIKWFLINIDRVLADGFCHLNIGPYDTLVGRMILKAERELKQPVPNISLKYCAKSTEDAFLEEAAKTALITGKPHFHNHNLIKEQLGDYGVVSCYNNLLIGGGSHTLVRINLLKLAKEADGLEDYKENLLPLAVNSAAELANKRNEFLVEESKFFDSDFLAQEGLIDLDKFSSMIGIFGLAEVANMFSSGKYGKDEETNKLGLELVKLIYDKLTEIEGKYCKGTANKLTLHAQSGISEDIEETPGTRVPIGDEPDLYQHLCAVIPMHKYFNSGISDIFIFDQTVKDNPKAMCDIIKGAMKQGIRTFTANQKDSDLIRVTGYLIKKSDLENFNSSKKNLQLSGNLGAEAVVNQRILNRKVRKLNE; from the coding sequence ATGGGAAAAAATCAAAAAAAGATACTTTCAATTATTTCTGACGAAACATTAACAGTTGCGCAAAAGAAACATTTTTTATCCATAGAAGGGGAAAACATGCTACCATATGTAAATGTATCAGCTGAAACTCGCAGATTCTACGAACAGGGAATACTTTGTGACCTTTATGAAGGCAATGCCCCATATCGACCTAGATATGTGTTGCCTGACTATCAAAAACTATTAGAAAACGGTAGTGAATTTTTGGGGCTTAAACCTCCACAAGATTTTTTCGAAGCTATCCAAACCCTGTTAATTGCCTACAATCATGTTCCTTCAATTACAGGAAAACCAGTATATTTAGGGAATGTTGATACTTTGTTGCAGCCTTTTACTGGAGGTGTCAGCGAATGTGAACTTTATAAACAAATTAAATGGTTTTTAATTAACATAGATAGAGTTTTAGCTGATGGATTTTGCCATTTAAATATAGGTCCATATGATACTCTGGTAGGAAGAATGATTTTAAAAGCAGAAAGGGAATTAAAACAGCCTGTTCCCAATATTTCACTAAAATACTGCGCAAAATCCACTGAAGATGCCTTTTTAGAAGAAGCAGCCAAAACAGCCTTAATAACAGGTAAGCCCCATTTTCACAACCATAATCTTATAAAAGAACAGCTAGGAGACTACGGTGTTGTAAGTTGCTACAACAATTTGTTAATTGGCGGTGGAAGTCATACGTTAGTCAGGATTAACTTATTAAAACTGGCTAAAGAAGCAGATGGTTTAGAGGATTATAAAGAAAACTTATTGCCATTAGCGGTAAACTCCGCAGCTGAGTTAGCAAATAAGCGCAATGAATTTTTAGTTGAAGAATCAAAATTTTTTGATTCAGACTTTTTAGCCCAAGAAGGCCTAATTGACTTGGATAAATTCAGTTCTATGATAGGCATTTTTGGTTTAGCAGAAGTTGCCAATATGTTTAGCTCCGGCAAATATGGCAAAGATGAAGAAACAAACAAATTAGGTCTAGAGTTGGTTAAATTAATTTATGATAAATTGACAGAAATTGAAGGGAAATATTGCAAAGGTACAGCTAACAAACTAACGCTACATGCTCAATCAGGAATATCTGAGGATATCGAGGAAACTCCAGGTACAAGGGTGCCTATTGGTGATGAACCAGATCTTTATCAACACCTATGTGCAGTTATACCAATGCATAAATATTTTAACTCTGGGATTAGTGATATATTTATTTTTGATCAAACAGTTAAAGATAACCCCAAAGCTATGTGTGACATCATCAAGGGTGCCATGAAACAAGGAATTAGAACTTTTACAGCAAACCAAAAAGACAGTGATTTAATAAGAGTAACGGGATATCTTATAAAGAAATCTGATCTTGAAAATTTCAACAGCAGTAAAAAGAATCTTCAACTATCGGGCAATTTAGGTGCTGAAGCAGTAGTCAATCAGCGGATACTTAATCGCAAGGTCAGGAAGTTAAATGAATAA
- a CDS encoding LCP family protein, translating to MKKNLKKLGEFISSNIQRIAIFIMSIIILSSVAYGAQFANQAHNIGSAFEVYSPAGVGEIEGEELDPEEVLGSFVNIAFLGFDESDSREDTFYRPDTLFVASIDIEKNTVDVINIPRDSYVQIANRGGHKDKINHAFYYGQRFGDGVDIESRKEEGLRYTMETMSWVLSDIPIHNYVTVDMDGAEEIIDLIGGVEFYVPGDVYNYRGTRKRLQQGKQVLDGEKFMYLARDRTSLNSNDFERIEMQNQLMKAAFEQMMQANMIPKIPQLYRQVNHMVDTDLTVAQITALTLVANQIDLNNDINFHTLRGSTARDNNGISYVMLDEHQRVSVIKEVFGIESSWRTIVMQNPWVEEDHRTEEKDDPTEENDEHNEDVKDQDLEEDKDGDKNRENDETGKDDDKDKDDGKDKNEDQDKDKDTDDDKSEDDEKDKDDGKDDGDKDSEENEDEENV from the coding sequence TTGAAAAAGAATTTAAAAAAACTTGGGGAGTTTATTTCTTCCAACATTCAGAGAATAGCAATTTTTATAATGTCCATAATTATCTTATCATCGGTAGCTTATGGTGCCCAATTTGCAAATCAAGCCCATAATATAGGGTCTGCATTTGAAGTATATTCACCTGCTGGGGTTGGTGAGATAGAGGGAGAGGAATTAGATCCAGAAGAAGTTTTAGGCTCTTTTGTAAATATTGCATTTTTGGGATTTGATGAGTCAGATAGTAGAGAAGATACTTTTTATAGACCTGATACTCTTTTTGTAGCGTCAATTGATATTGAAAAGAACACAGTGGATGTTATAAATATTCCAAGGGATTCTTACGTACAAATAGCAAATAGAGGCGGGCATAAAGATAAAATAAACCATGCATTTTATTATGGGCAGAGATTTGGTGATGGAGTAGATATAGAGTCTAGAAAAGAAGAAGGCTTACGGTATACTATGGAAACCATGAGTTGGGTGTTAAGTGACATTCCTATCCATAACTATGTAACGGTAGATATGGACGGTGCTGAAGAAATAATTGATTTAATAGGTGGTGTGGAGTTTTATGTACCCGGAGATGTCTACAATTATAGAGGGACCAGAAAAAGGCTTCAGCAGGGGAAACAAGTTTTAGATGGTGAAAAATTTATGTACTTAGCAAGGGATAGAACATCTTTAAATTCAAACGATTTTGAAAGAATTGAAATGCAAAACCAGCTGATGAAAGCTGCTTTTGAGCAAATGATGCAAGCTAACATGATTCCCAAAATTCCTCAACTATATAGGCAAGTCAATCATATGGTTGACACAGACTTGACAGTTGCCCAAATAACAGCTTTAACTCTTGTAGCAAATCAAATTGACTTAAATAATGATATCAACTTCCACACATTACGCGGAAGCACAGCGAGAGACAATAATGGAATTAGTTATGTAATGTTAGATGAGCATCAGAGAGTGTCTGTTATCAAAGAAGTATTTGGCATAGAATCCTCATGGAGAACTATAGTAATGCAAAATCCTTGGGTAGAAGAAGACCATAGAACAGAGGAAAAAGATGATCCAACTGAGGAAAATGACGAACATAATGAAGATGTAAAAGACCAGGATTTAGAAGAAGATAAAGATGGCGACAAAAATAGAGAAAATGATGAAACAGGTAAAGATGATGATAAAGATAAAGACGATGGTAAAGACAAAAATGAAGATCAAGACAAAGATAAGGACACAGACGATGATAAAAGTGAGGACGACGAAAAAGATAAAGATGACGGCAAAGATGATGGCGATAAAGATAGTGAAGAGAATGAAGATGAAGAAAATGTTTAA
- a CDS encoding aldo/keto reductase has translation MRKFGSTDLSINPLGFGGIPIQRISPEQTMEVIAKAKELGVNFIDSAQGYTDSEKKIGQAIKNHKDYWVLASKAPAKDEKSMEEAIQQSLESFGRDYIDLYQLHLVSSEGDLNERLDPDNGAINALVKAQEKGYIGHIGITGHRPEILEKALDVYPFASVQAPYNFLETQSEDLLKKATNKGVATIIMKPMAGGALSSPTASIKYILQKDFVTVAIPGMESIEQVIENVNATNNLKIASDEKEGMEKDIEELQHNFCRRCEYCQPCPQGIKIHSCFIFHGYHKRYGLKDWALPRYKSLPVPASACTECGLCETKCPYELPIREMLKEVVGDFE, from the coding sequence TTGAGGAAATTTGGCAGCACTGATTTAAGTATTAATCCTTTAGGTTTTGGTGGCATACCTATTCAAAGAATTAGTCCAGAGCAAACAATGGAAGTAATTGCAAAGGCAAAGGAGCTGGGTGTTAACTTTATCGATAGCGCACAAGGATATACTGATAGTGAGAAAAAAATTGGACAAGCAATTAAAAATCACAAAGATTACTGGGTTTTAGCGTCCAAAGCCCCGGCCAAGGATGAAAAATCAATGGAGGAAGCTATTCAGCAAAGTCTTGAAAGTTTTGGTAGAGATTATATCGATCTTTATCAACTGCATTTGGTTTCTTCAGAGGGTGATTTAAATGAACGTCTTGATCCTGATAATGGTGCTATAAATGCTTTAGTAAAAGCTCAGGAAAAAGGATATATAGGTCACATAGGAATTACCGGTCATAGGCCTGAGATTTTGGAAAAGGCTTTAGATGTTTATCCTTTTGCATCTGTACAAGCTCCTTATAACTTTTTAGAAACTCAAAGCGAAGATTTGTTGAAAAAGGCAACTAATAAAGGTGTGGCAACAATTATTATGAAACCGATGGCCGGAGGGGCTCTTTCAAGCCCTACGGCAAGCATTAAATATATTCTGCAAAAAGATTTTGTTACTGTTGCTATCCCCGGTATGGAGAGTATAGAGCAAGTAATTGAAAATGTAAATGCTACTAATAACTTAAAAATAGCCTCTGATGAGAAAGAGGGTATGGAAAAGGATATTGAAGAACTGCAACATAACTTTTGTCGACGCTGCGAGTATTGCCAGCCCTGTCCCCAGGGAATAAAAATTCATTCTTGTTTTATTTTCCATGGTTATCACAAAAGATACGGCCTTAAAGATTGGGCGCTGCCAAGATATAAATCCTTACCGGTACCAGCTTCTGCTTGCACTGAGTGTGGTTTATGCGAAACCAAGTGCCCTTATGAATTACCCATAAGAGAAATGCTTAAAGAGGTAGTCGGAGATTTCGAATAA
- a CDS encoding Na+/H+ antiporter NhaC family protein → MESSILVLLPPIIAIVLAIITKQVIFSLGSGIIIGGLMLNGFNPLSTLEYLSVTLMESIADPEWNTPIMVFCLLLGGIIGMVSRSKATISFSNWAAKRVKTRRGALLTTWFLGMLMFIDDYFNSLSVGAVMRPITDKMNISREKLAYILDSTAAPVCILAPVSTWIAFVMSIMAEEFTRYGIEKNPFSTFISIIPYNFYAILALTMVIFITVVGKDFGPMKEAEKNHTKLSEIVSKETAPNGSIWDLLVPVGSLVLITILSMVWTGGYFKGDVNLWEALSNSDPAYSLIYGGLTAVVITFVLYGFKKTLPFDEIFESFVEGMKTMMGAIVVLALAWTIGAVIGDLNVGQFIASIVDDGSIPLFLLPATMFCISALVAFSTGSSWGTFSIMIPIAIATAVAGPPDFILSTLGAVLGGAVLGDHCSPISDSTILSSAGAECSHISHVNTQLPYALFVGAFAFLGSILVGFGINQYLVLALSMISMLSVLHVILKNN, encoded by the coding sequence ATGGAAAGTTCAATTTTAGTTTTACTGCCTCCAATTATAGCCATAGTATTAGCTATTATAACTAAACAGGTTATTTTTTCTTTGGGGTCAGGGATTATTATAGGGGGGTTAATGCTTAATGGTTTTAATCCATTATCAACTTTGGAATATTTAAGTGTCACTCTAATGGAAAGTATTGCAGACCCTGAGTGGAATACACCGATAATGGTATTCTGCCTACTTTTGGGCGGTATAATTGGAATGGTCAGTCGTAGTAAAGCTACCATTTCTTTTAGTAACTGGGCTGCAAAAAGGGTGAAAACACGTAGAGGTGCTTTACTTACCACATGGTTTCTAGGGATGTTAATGTTCATTGATGATTATTTTAACTCTCTAAGTGTTGGTGCTGTTATGAGGCCGATTACTGATAAAATGAATATTTCAAGAGAAAAGCTAGCTTATATCTTGGACTCAACTGCAGCCCCTGTCTGTATTCTTGCACCTGTCTCAACTTGGATTGCCTTTGTTATGTCTATCATGGCTGAAGAGTTTACTCGTTACGGTATTGAGAAAAATCCTTTTTCAACATTTATTTCAATTATACCTTACAACTTTTATGCTATTTTAGCTTTAACCATGGTAATCTTTATAACAGTTGTAGGTAAGGATTTCGGTCCGATGAAGGAGGCGGAAAAAAATCATACAAAGCTATCTGAGATTGTAAGTAAAGAAACTGCACCTAATGGTAGTATCTGGGATTTATTGGTTCCTGTTGGCAGCTTAGTTTTAATTACTATACTTTCTATGGTATGGACAGGAGGGTACTTTAAAGGTGATGTTAATCTATGGGAAGCGTTATCTAATAGCGATCCTGCTTATTCTCTAATTTATGGTGGATTAACAGCTGTAGTTATAACTTTTGTTTTATATGGTTTTAAAAAAACTTTGCCCTTTGACGAAATTTTTGAAAGCTTTGTAGAGGGAATGAAAACTATGATGGGTGCTATAGTGGTTCTAGCCTTGGCTTGGACCATCGGAGCTGTCATTGGAGATTTAAATGTGGGTCAATTTATAGCAAGTATAGTAGATGATGGTTCGATACCCCTATTTTTATTACCTGCTACTATGTTTTGTATTTCTGCTTTAGTAGCTTTTTCTACAGGAAGCTCCTGGGGAACATTTAGCATAATGATCCCTATAGCAATAGCCACTGCCGTAGCTGGTCCACCTGATTTTATACTCTCGACTTTAGGGGCTGTTTTAGGTGGAGCTGTTTTAGGTGATCATTGCTCGCCAATATCAGATAGTACCATTTTATCTTCTGCTGGAGCAGAATGTTCACATATAAGCCATGTTAATACTCAGCTACCTTATGCTTTGTTTGTAGGAGCTTTTGCTTTTTTAGGCTCTATTTTAGTTGGTTTTGGAATTAATCAATATCTAGTACTAGCTTTATCTATGATTAGTATGTTAAGTGTTCTGCATGTAATTTTGAAAAACAATTAA
- a CDS encoding ABC transporter ATP-binding protein, producing the protein MANQNYHEEEKLGKAYDGRLMKRLLKYSAPYWKAFLISILLLAVVTGIQIARPYIVAVAIDDYIFTSPMIAFEPGEEPQEGIEHQGKVFIKERHLDKDYPENPKYQIMVYEGENYLVPSTFQREEYTIEERQGEVFFINEQGEFTGDIMDENTYSHFRENDVKGLTRLGITFLVIVLLGFGLNYAQVLILHKTSFKIIYNLRVEVFTHLQNIQLSYFDKSPIGRLVTRVTNDTERLKEMFIGVMVNAFRDIFMLIGIVIVMLRLNFQLALIALSAIPFVVIASIIFRIKARAAYREVRTKLARINASIAENISGMKIVQIFKQEDKKYNEFDEINKGHLSAALREVKIFAIYRPVVDILHFLVLALIVWWGGGSVMDGTLEIGVLYAFTTYIRMFFQPINAITEKYNILQEAMASSERIFQLLDTEIEVTNPKEPKNLPKVEGAIEFKNVWFAYNDNEWVLKDINFEVKPGETVAFVGATGAGKTSIINLISRFYDIQKGEILVDGINIKDVKQEELRKNIGVVLQDVFVFSGDIKSNIRLNNDHIDDEKIKEIARTIYADTFIEKLPGGYEHEVQERGSTLSSGQRQLLAFARALAFDPSILVLDEATANIDTETESIIQNALEKLQEGRTTLVVAHRLSTIQNADKIIVMHKGKIREMGTHQELLNNGGIYHDLYQLQYKEQLAQ; encoded by the coding sequence ATGGCTAATCAAAATTACCATGAAGAAGAAAAATTAGGCAAAGCATATGACGGGCGATTAATGAAAAGGTTATTAAAATATAGTGCACCATATTGGAAAGCATTTTTAATTTCAATACTATTGCTTGCTGTAGTCACTGGAATTCAGATAGCTAGACCATATATTGTGGCGGTAGCGATTGATGACTATATATTCACCTCCCCCATGATAGCTTTTGAACCAGGCGAAGAACCTCAAGAAGGTATTGAACATCAAGGTAAAGTATTTATTAAAGAAAGGCACCTTGATAAAGATTATCCTGAAAACCCTAAGTATCAAATTATGGTGTATGAAGGAGAAAACTATTTAGTTCCTTCTACATTTCAAAGGGAAGAATACACCATAGAAGAACGCCAAGGAGAAGTTTTTTTCATCAACGAACAAGGTGAGTTTACAGGGGATATAATGGATGAAAACACATATAGTCATTTCCGCGAAAATGACGTTAAAGGTTTGACAAGGCTAGGAATCACTTTTTTAGTTATAGTGCTACTAGGATTTGGTCTTAATTATGCTCAAGTACTTATTTTACACAAAACCTCTTTTAAAATTATTTACAATTTAAGAGTAGAGGTTTTTACACATCTTCAAAATATTCAACTGTCATATTTTGATAAAAGTCCAATAGGTAGACTGGTAACAAGGGTAACTAATGATACCGAAAGGTTAAAAGAAATGTTTATTGGTGTCATGGTTAATGCTTTTAGAGATATTTTTATGTTAATTGGTATAGTAATAGTCATGCTTAGATTAAATTTCCAGTTAGCTCTTATAGCTCTATCTGCCATTCCCTTTGTAGTAATTGCCAGCATTATTTTTAGAATTAAAGCTAGGGCAGCCTATCGAGAGGTCCGTACAAAACTAGCTAGAATAAATGCAAGCATAGCTGAAAACATATCTGGGATGAAGATAGTACAGATATTTAAACAAGAGGATAAAAAATACAATGAGTTTGATGAAATAAATAAAGGACATTTAAGTGCAGCTCTAAGGGAAGTGAAAATCTTTGCTATTTATAGGCCGGTTGTGGATATTCTTCACTTTTTAGTATTAGCCCTCATTGTTTGGTGGGGTGGAGGTTCGGTAATGGATGGAACTTTGGAGATTGGAGTGCTTTACGCTTTCACTACTTATATAAGAATGTTCTTCCAGCCAATTAACGCTATAACCGAAAAGTATAACATATTACAAGAGGCCATGGCTTCATCAGAAAGAATTTTCCAATTGCTGGACACTGAAATAGAAGTTACTAATCCTAAGGAACCTAAAAACCTACCCAAAGTAGAAGGCGCTATAGAATTTAAAAATGTTTGGTTTGCTTATAATGACAACGAGTGGGTGTTAAAGGATATTAACTTTGAAGTTAAACCAGGAGAAACAGTAGCTTTTGTTGGCGCCACTGGGGCAGGGAAAACTTCTATAATAAACTTAATTAGCCGCTTTTACGATATACAAAAAGGTGAAATCTTAGTAGATGGAATAAATATTAAAGATGTTAAACAAGAAGAATTGAGGAAAAATATTGGTGTTGTATTACAAGATGTGTTTGTGTTTAGTGGAGATATAAAAAGCAATATAAGACTAAACAATGACCATATAGACGATGAAAAGATAAAGGAAATTGCTAGAACTATATATGCTGATACTTTCATAGAAAAACTTCCTGGAGGGTATGAGCATGAGGTTCAAGAAAGAGGTTCAACTTTATCTTCTGGTCAACGGCAATTGTTAGCCTTTGCTCGTGCTTTGGCTTTTGATCCTTCTATTTTAGTTTTAGATGAAGCTACTGCAAATATAGATACCGAAACAGAAAGTATTATTCAAAACGCATTAGAGAAGTTACAAGAGGGTAGAACTACTTTAGTGGTGGCACATCGTCTTTCTACTATACAAAACGCAGATAAGATTATTGTAATGCATAAAGGTAAAATTAGAGAAATGGGAACACATCAAGAACTGTTAAACAATGGAGGAATTTATCATGATTTATATCAACTCCAATATAAAGAGCAACTAGCTCAGTAA
- a CDS encoding YlbF family regulator, whose product MIKEKAQELADLIKESEQFEALKSAESRLKLDPTAQDLVQNFQELQQKVMEAQYSGQQPDSADMEKLQNMQNEMKLNLTIKNMAEAQENFEGLMKEVNETVSQELSK is encoded by the coding sequence TTGATTAAAGAAAAAGCTCAAGAACTAGCAGACCTTATTAAAGAGTCTGAGCAATTTGAGGCTCTAAAGTCAGCCGAATCTAGATTAAAATTAGATCCAACTGCTCAAGACTTGGTACAGAACTTTCAGGAGCTACAACAGAAGGTAATGGAAGCTCAATACAGCGGACAACAACCTGACTCAGCAGACATGGAAAAGCTTCAAAACATGCAAAATGAAATGAAGCTTAACCTTACCATTAAAAATATGGCTGAAGCTCAAGAAAACTTCGAGGGCCTTATGAAAGAGGTTAACGAGACTGTATCACAAGAATTAAGTAAATAA